In one window of Methanoculleus chikugoensis DNA:
- a CDS encoding CapA family protein, translated as MTSVRLRAVGDVLLWMRNGKRPFALVQHELRQKDLLFGNLETVLSESGTERKKRWVNTTPPAAGEYLREAGFDILSVANNHTLDMGREGFEKTLEGLEARGIAYVGGGRGDEKLPGLIVERSGIRFGFLAYTTGRFRSPPGVTVAKLKRKSVIEDIRALKERTDHVIVSLHWGIENTYYPSPDQVRLAHAFIENGATLILGHHSHTIQGLERYKGGLIAYSLGNFQFDTEIFKEGINSTMILSVDFDRHGIRDYTTIPCVINSDFQPEVARGQTRKLVERWIAKCSERVRNGGVTRTWWFEQIGADYLEYNLESYRYRIRQHGLAPLLECGVWLFTPFCLNCYAGLIRKRLRERGTGGRA; from the coding sequence GTGACATCGGTGCGGCTGCGAGCGGTGGGAGACGTGCTGCTCTGGATGAGGAACGGCAAGAGGCCTTTTGCCCTGGTTCAGCATGAACTCCGGCAGAAAGACCTGCTCTTCGGGAACCTGGAGACGGTGCTCTCCGAGAGCGGAACCGAGAGGAAGAAACGCTGGGTCAATACAACCCCCCCGGCGGCGGGTGAGTACCTCAGAGAAGCCGGGTTCGACATCCTCAGCGTGGCGAACAACCACACGCTCGATATGGGCCGGGAGGGGTTTGAGAAGACCCTCGAAGGGCTTGAGGCACGAGGCATCGCCTACGTCGGAGGGGGAAGAGGCGATGAAAAACTCCCGGGGCTGATCGTCGAGCGGAGCGGGATCAGGTTCGGCTTCCTCGCATACACGACCGGAAGGTTCCGGTCGCCGCCGGGTGTCACCGTGGCCAAACTGAAGAGGAAGAGCGTCATCGAAGATATCAGGGCGCTGAAGGAACGCACCGACCACGTCATCGTCTCCCTGCACTGGGGGATCGAGAACACCTATTACCCCTCGCCCGACCAGGTCAGGCTTGCTCACGCCTTCATCGAGAACGGGGCAACCCTGATCCTCGGGCACCACTCGCATACCATCCAGGGGCTGGAACGGTACAAAGGCGGCCTGATCGCGTATTCGCTCGGGAACTTCCAGTTCGATACCGAGATCTTCAAGGAAGGGATCAACAGCACCATGATCCTCTCGGTGGACTTCGACCGGCACGGCATCCGGGATTACACGACCATTCCCTGCGTCATCAACAGCGACTTCCAGCCCGAGGTGGCGAGGGGGCAGACCAGGAAACTGGTGGAACGCTGGATAGCGAAGTGCTCCGAGAGGGTGCGCAACGGGGGCGTCACCCGAACGTGGTGGTTCGAGCAGATCGGCGCGGATTACCTGGAGTACAACCTGGAGAGTTACCGTTACCGCATCCGGCAGCACGGGCTTGCGCCCCTGCTTGAGTGCGGGGTCTGGCTCTTCACGCCGTTCTGCCTGAACTGCTACGCGGGCCTGATCCGGAAACGGCTCCGGGAACGCGGCACGGGGGGACGGGCATGA
- a CDS encoding GNAT family N-acetyltransferase — MMANDLEARVLEFQEYGLWNELAVQSPQGTIFHNTDYLQVVADASSSKLKIYGCFKNDELLGGCSLFVKDWGGVVSYAVSSGPLTPYGGFLLPGPDTSKVRESELVQHGIINTLCDSIREDRYSSITITNSPDLPDIRPCLWRGWKGSVAYTYYIDLEGNFPERFSKSVRREVRKAEDTGLHIEKLNDVATHHKLLTQVFDRQDQDTPVEENFFTSMLGLTERKKCGGMWVARDESENILTSRIWIWDNKRAYAWSAASNQEFRDSGANRLLFVSLLEEMQKMGFHQVNMMHGNTQRLSYHATGYNPILVPYYSVARGDFVYNLASTIQTAIMNRR, encoded by the coding sequence ATGATGGCAAATGACCTTGAAGCAAGAGTTCTTGAGTTCCAAGAGTACGGTTTGTGGAACGAACTTGCTGTTCAGTCTCCTCAAGGAACCATCTTTCACAATACCGACTACTTGCAGGTGGTTGCAGATGCCTCCTCAAGTAAACTCAAAATCTATGGGTGTTTTAAAAATGATGAACTGTTAGGTGGGTGTTCGCTGTTTGTAAAAGACTGGGGCGGGGTCGTTTCTTATGCGGTATCATCGGGACCGCTCACCCCATATGGAGGTTTTCTCCTCCCGGGCCCGGACACCTCAAAAGTGCGCGAAAGTGAATTGGTCCAACACGGCATCATCAATACACTCTGTGACAGCATCCGGGAAGATCGCTATTCTTCAATAACCATAACCAACTCGCCGGATTTGCCGGATATTCGACCCTGTTTATGGCGTGGCTGGAAGGGAAGTGTGGCGTATACGTATTACATCGATTTAGAGGGCAATTTTCCTGAGAGGTTTTCAAAGAGCGTTCGAAGAGAAGTAAGGAAAGCAGAAGATACTGGTTTGCATATTGAGAAACTCAATGATGTTGCGACGCATCATAAGTTACTTACTCAAGTATTTGATCGTCAAGATCAGGATACTCCAGTTGAAGAGAATTTTTTTACGAGCATGCTTGGCCTCACTGAGAGAAAAAAATGTGGCGGCATGTGGGTTGCACGAGATGAGTCTGAAAATATCTTAACATCCCGCATCTGGATCTGGGATAACAAAAGGGCATACGCCTGGAGTGCAGCTTCGAACCAGGAATTTCGGGATAGTGGGGCAAATCGGCTCTTATTTGTCAGCCTTCTTGAGGAGATGCAGAAGATGGGATTTCATCAGGTCAATATGATGCATGGAAATACACAACGCCTGAGTTATCATGCGACAGGGTACAATCCAATTTTGGTGCCGTATTATAGTGTTGCAAGAGGCGATTTTGTCTATAACCTGGCATCGACCATCCAAACGGCAATAATGAACCGCAGATGA
- a CDS encoding lipopolysaccharide biosynthesis protein, which produces MASFLSNIFKLTTGTVLAQVVGILLIPVVTRIYSPEYFGVAQLFLSIAAVLVVISSLSYHYVIMLPEKDEDSMNVSVLCIVCILGTSAAAGAVFIGFSDWLGAVFETPMIADYLIWLPVFITFNSLFVILNRWLSRKARYGVLSKGIVVNSVSTRVLQIGGGLIIASPLGLILSSVAGFALADLFMLFGTQEDVSHLKSVTMRRMRELAVRYREFASYGTAGNLANSMSWELPAFMLAYFFNPTVLGNYALAIMAVKLPMAMVGTAISQVFYQKASEEMNQTGGVKTVVQEVHTRLIAVGIFPFIIFIILAEDLFTFVFGANWLTAGTYAQILAPWLFAVFIVSPITTLFGVLEKQKTYSCFEVMTLCAWVVIFSVVGATGNPLLTLAIFSIGGMLIWGAKSVYLLRESGAGSRDSMLSLGRHLLLSIIISLPLMLGVYVGLPLLLLFGIAGITAVAYYLLIFFTDPLLRSELIGMIQGSIPTKHIDWMERLGLFR; this is translated from the coding sequence GTGGCAAGTTTCCTCAGCAATATCTTCAAACTGACGACGGGCACCGTGCTCGCGCAGGTCGTCGGCATCCTCCTCATCCCGGTAGTTACGCGGATCTACTCCCCGGAGTATTTCGGCGTCGCCCAGCTCTTCCTCTCTATTGCCGCGGTGCTCGTGGTCATCTCCTCCCTCTCCTACCATTATGTGATCATGCTGCCGGAGAAGGATGAGGACTCCATGAATGTCTCCGTGCTCTGTATCGTCTGTATTTTAGGCACCTCTGCCGCAGCCGGCGCTGTCTTCATCGGGTTTTCAGATTGGCTCGGGGCAGTCTTTGAAACGCCGATGATCGCCGATTATCTCATATGGCTCCCGGTTTTCATCACTTTCAATAGTCTCTTCGTGATCCTGAATCGGTGGCTCTCCCGGAAGGCAAGGTATGGCGTACTCTCCAAGGGCATTGTTGTGAATTCGGTCTCGACACGAGTGCTCCAGATCGGTGGCGGGCTGATCATCGCCTCCCCCCTGGGTCTTATCCTCAGTTCGGTGGCGGGTTTTGCTCTTGCCGACCTCTTCATGCTCTTCGGAACGCAGGAGGACGTCAGCCACTTGAAATCCGTTACGATGAGGCGGATGAGGGAACTTGCCGTCCGGTACAGGGAGTTCGCGTCCTATGGAACCGCAGGAAACCTTGCAAACAGCATGTCCTGGGAATTGCCTGCCTTCATGCTTGCCTACTTCTTCAACCCCACCGTCCTCGGCAACTATGCTCTTGCTATAATGGCAGTAAAACTGCCGATGGCGATGGTGGGAACAGCCATCTCCCAGGTGTTTTATCAGAAAGCGAGCGAGGAGATGAATCAAACCGGTGGTGTGAAGACCGTCGTCCAGGAGGTCCATACGCGGCTTATCGCCGTTGGTATCTTCCCCTTTATCATCTTCATCATCCTTGCCGAGGATCTCTTCACCTTCGTCTTCGGGGCGAACTGGCTTACCGCCGGTACCTATGCACAGATCCTCGCCCCCTGGCTCTTCGCAGTTTTCATTGTCTCGCCGATTACAACGCTGTTCGGAGTTCTGGAGAAACAGAAGACTTATTCATGTTTCGAGGTCATGACCCTATGTGCATGGGTGGTCATCTTCTCTGTCGTCGGCGCCACCGGTAACCCCCTCTTAACCCTTGCTATCTTCTCCATCGGCGGCATGCTCATATGGGGAGCGAAGAGTGTCTACCTCTTACGGGAATCCGGGGCTGGATCCCGGGACAGCATGCTCAGTCTGGGCCGGCACCTGCTGTTGAGCATCATCATCTCTCTTCCTCTTATGCTCGGGGTATATGTCGGGCTCCCGCTCTTACTCCTGTTTGGGATCGCAGGTATAACCGCGGTTGCCTATTATCTTTTGATCTTCTTTACAGATCCTCTGCTTCGTAGCGAACTCATAGGGATGATCCAGGGTTCGATTCCCACAAAGCACATCGATTGGATGGAACGGTTAGGCCTCTTTCGATAG
- a CDS encoding polysaccharide deacetylase family protein, with amino-acid sequence MTEKGYQCEYPEAQPFAICLTHDIDTVYRPIHSKSLEILSALKNRDFTRAGRIVPQLRSKKCPEWNFKGIAALEESYGASSSFYFLALDKGDRDCTYAIEDLEQEMCTLLDGGWEIGLHGGCEAYRDFEQLQREKRRLEKVLNQTVNGYRNHFLRFRVPDTWELLERAGFRYDTTLGYPDCTGFRNGMCHPFRPFNINTSREMTILEIPLAIMDRTLLSFMRLNMEQAWTQTERLLDTVERHNGVLTILWHNTFMTGAPLQFYRKILEYGHEKGAWMTSCKEIEAWWQKSGMQPP; translated from the coding sequence TTGACGGAAAAGGGTTACCAGTGCGAATATCCGGAAGCACAGCCATTCGCAATCTGTCTGACACACGATATTGACACGGTATACAGGCCCATACATTCCAAGAGCCTTGAAATCCTGAGTGCACTGAAGAACAGGGATTTCACACGTGCCGGCCGGATCGTCCCACAGCTGCGCTCGAAGAAGTGTCCGGAATGGAACTTCAAGGGGATTGCCGCTCTCGAAGAATCCTACGGAGCATCCTCCAGTTTCTATTTCCTGGCCCTTGACAAGGGGGACAGGGACTGCACATACGCGATCGAGGATCTGGAGCAGGAGATGTGTACACTCCTTGACGGGGGATGGGAGATCGGCCTGCATGGAGGATGCGAGGCCTACCGTGACTTTGAGCAGCTGCAGAGAGAGAAGCGGCGATTAGAGAAGGTTCTGAATCAGACAGTAAACGGATATCGAAATCACTTTCTCAGGTTCCGGGTGCCGGACACCTGGGAACTGCTGGAACGAGCAGGGTTTCGGTACGACACCACCCTCGGATACCCGGACTGCACCGGGTTCCGGAACGGGATGTGCCACCCGTTCCGGCCGTTTAACATAAATACCAGCAGGGAAATGACTATCCTGGAGATTCCGCTCGCAATAATGGACAGGACACTGCTTTCCTTCATGCGGTTGAACATGGAGCAGGCCTGGACTCAGACAGAGCGCCTTCTCGATACCGTCGAACGGCATAACGGCGTACTCACTATCCTCTGGCATAATACGTTCATGACCGGTGCACCGCTTCAATTCTACCGGAAGATCCTGGAGTACGGCCATGAGAAGGGCGCCTGGATGACGAGCTGCAAAGAGATTGAAGCATGGTGGCAGAAGAGCGGAATGCAGCCCCCTTGA
- a CDS encoding GNAT family N-acetyltransferase, which translates to MGYSIQELSEENAGAWDEFNNRCPEGTFYHTTKWKSTLENTLKIDLKYWILRKEQKIVGIFPLRHRTIVFLNGLDPIPYSGFNSILLDDDFNPRDLNEILALFASKYAFFSLNMNNKALFDHIGYNHHPTDNTGNMVLDLQQKPPDSIWENFPARKGQRKFIRRFDEKGFEIRELRRQEDVKTFYRYYAENLIRINADILPLTFFQKLLETYSQDEMRVTLLSKGDIYAGGLLTFVHPASKTAYFQYLSLNRSLPNTYHPTYALFWEGLNWAWENGYQKISFGRQKMDPKNTRFRIKTDFGAEHLPIYSRVVLFSKTTSLLYRLRERYHEAGMNRTPQ; encoded by the coding sequence ATGGGCTATTCCATACAAGAACTGTCGGAGGAGAATGCGGGGGCCTGGGATGAGTTTAACAACCGGTGCCCGGAGGGGACATTTTACCATACCACAAAATGGAAGAGTACACTGGAAAATACACTCAAAATCGACCTTAAGTACTGGATCCTCCGGAAAGAGCAGAAGATAGTCGGCATATTCCCTTTGAGGCATCGCACAATAGTATTTCTAAATGGGCTTGACCCTATCCCTTATTCAGGATTCAACAGTATCCTGCTGGATGATGATTTCAATCCCCGAGACCTGAATGAAATACTTGCTCTGTTCGCATCGAAGTACGCGTTTTTTTCATTGAATATGAATAATAAAGCGCTGTTTGACCATATAGGATACAACCATCATCCCACCGACAATACAGGCAATATGGTATTGGATTTACAGCAGAAACCACCAGACAGTATCTGGGAAAACTTCCCTGCCAGAAAAGGACAGAGGAAGTTTATTCGCAGGTTCGATGAGAAGGGATTTGAAATCCGTGAACTCCGCCGGCAGGAAGATGTGAAAACGTTTTATCGGTATTATGCTGAAAACCTCATACGCATAAACGCAGATATTTTGCCTCTCACTTTTTTCCAGAAACTTCTGGAAACATATTCGCAGGATGAGATGCGTGTGACATTGTTATCAAAAGGGGACATATATGCCGGGGGATTGCTCACCTTCGTCCATCCCGCCAGCAAGACAGCATATTTCCAATATCTCTCCCTGAATCGAAGTCTCCCCAACACATATCACCCCACCTATGCACTCTTCTGGGAAGGGCTTAATTGGGCGTGGGAAAATGGATATCAGAAGATCTCCTTCGGCCGGCAAAAGATGGATCCGAAGAATACCCGTTTTCGAATAAAGACAGATTTTGGAGCAGAACACCTGCCGATATATTCGAGGGTAGTCCTGTTCTCTAAAACTACCTCGTTACTCTATCGGCTCAGAGAACGATATCATGAAGCCGGCATGAACAGAACTCCTCAATAA